The DNA segment CAATTAACATTTTTGACCGTCAAGTATGTTGAATTTAGACAAATGGGATGTTTtgactggagaaaaaaatttcctaacttttcctgACTTGTCAGGGCTGAGAAAAATTCCTTTGAAATAAAGGAATCTGAATTGTCTGCAGATATAAGATGTCGATGAGATAATTTGATACAAAGTGGACATCACATGGGTAATGACGAGGTCACATTAATTCATATTCGAGGTTACATTTGACATTCTTGGCTTTGAGCTGTATACccatttacttgaaaaaaagaaaaggaaagaaaaaaaaaaaaaaaacatccgtGCTCTTTTTTGCCGCCAGGTATCAATTCTGAATGTGGTGGGCTATAGTTAGCAAAAGGCAATGGAATTTATTGAGAAACTTGAGGCTTTGATAAAAGTTAGTTGATACAATTTCTCATGCAAGTTAAGGTTAGTCCATGTGTACATGGCCTCCAACTATGaattaaattttcctctttgaCGATCTAAAGAAAGAAATCGCACGGTTCCTTTCTAAGATTCGATTGGGCTCCATTTTTtataaacagaaagaaaaacctcacaataattacaaattaaatgatggtTTATGGATCAAATCCAAATTTTCATAAGATCATAACACTGTggttcagtaaaattgaggTGTTAAGCtccgtatttttctttttctggcCCTCCTCAATGAACAGACTCCTTCTCTGCTCTTTTGCTCTGAAGTATGATTCATAAGTCTTGCATCACCAATACCAGGCATCacccttataacttttgaacaaattgagatagagacttgATATTTTGTAAGTGCCTCAGAAACTCCCAACATTTTAAAGGGATCACCCTAAAGAGGTGCAAGAACCTGTTTGGTGGTGCAgaacttttggatcatcctgaATGCTCCTAAAACAAAGGCAAAATTTAGACAAGAAAAACccaatttttataataaaatcatggtatatttttctttcagattgGGTACACAATATGTAACTCCAAAAATGGTATCAATTCTGCGGCTCCAACCTACAAAATTCCTCCAAGACATTAAGGTACAATGTGCACCAGcataaatgtataaaaaaatataaatgatcaACAGAAAGGCTGAATTCCGCAGAAAGAATAATATTCAGGAATTCCAGTAGCAAAATACACAAAATcctcactttttaaaaacaaaaattaaaactgccatgatcaCTAAGCCTCCTCCACGAGACCAACTCTTAAACATTCATACATGTATCGTCTGAATTTTGGAATGTCCACTGAAGTGAATGTcgttctatttttcaaaatctggtcGGCATACCATGCAACATAAACGCCGCAGTTAAGATTATCAGTTTGTTTAGTATGTTTTGGCGACTTCATCTGCCACTCTTTCAATGGAATACCTGAGGCCTTTGATATAGTCTTGGCCCAAAAGCCGATAAATTTATGATATTCCGGCTCAACAATAGTGCTCTGCGGGTCAAAGAAATGGATCAATTTCACAGCAGGATAAACAACGACCAGTAGCCAATGGCTCTCATCAGGGTTGCATGGAATGAGGATTCTATCAAAATGTGCTACAGATTCTATTGGTACGGGCTCTCCATTTGAGCGCAACACAAGCTGACTTACGCAGGGGTCGATGACTTTCACAGATATGTGAGGCTGAGCAATTTTCGTAAGAAAAGAATAGATAACACAGTCGTATAACCATCCTTTCTTAAAACCAGGCACTTCTATTTGGATCCGCTCCAAGTCCTCATCCGGAATATCAGGATCTAATGATTTTAGATGGTACAACTTAACATTGTATGGACCTAATTTGAACAGTGTTTTAAACAAAGAATCCGAGAGTTTCAAAGACCCTGAAAAATTTTTTACAGTATCAAGTTGGGTGTAACATTTTAAAGGTATCCTAATTTGCTTGACCTTGGCAGGCTGAGGTTTAGCAACATTATCCAACTTGATAGTTTTCTTCGGTACTGGGCTGGATTGTGGCGGATCTGCTTTTTGGCTTCTTTTATTTCCGGTGAGGTCCGTGTAAGCATGATCAATGTGATGGTAACTTGGGATTGAGGGTGGAGGACAGGAGTTGTCTTGAACGGTTTTGGCGTTGGGCTCTTTGACAGTTACAGGAGTAGGCTCTTTAACGATTACAACAGTAGGCTCTTTGAGGATTACAGGAGTAGGCATTTTTACCACTTTTGGCATTTCTGGGCGGTGAATCAGCCTATCACATTCTGATGCAAGAGAGCTCAAGGTTATGTTTATATGATGTGACAATGGGGCAGACTTGGGATTTGCTAAACGAGTTTCCAGTTCTCTGACGGCTTTCTTCGCTACCGCTAAGAGCCTTTGTTCTTCGGTCATTTCCGGAGGTGGGACAGCTGCTTTTTTAAGCACTGTGCTGAAATCCAATTCGCAGTCTGATTCGTCTGATTCATTGAGTTTGTCAGATTTTGGCTGGTTTGGGTTTTGCTTATTCAAAGAATGAACTTTGTGTATGTGCTTACAGAGTGAATTTTGGTCGGGACAATTGCAAGAATACATATGACAGCAGAGAGGATGACACGAGGACTTGTGGCACTGAATGTAACAGGCTGTTGGTACACTACATTTATCAAGTAACACTGATACAGTGTAATAAGAGTCTTCTTTATCGTCTGActtcactttaaattttgattttgataccGTGACGGCAGTAACACTTTCATCTGGTATGAGTAATCCTTCTGCGTGTCGACTAAGCGATTCGATTCCTTCAATGTGCGGCACTTCATTTGTGGATCTCTTATATATTACTGCTAGATGGAAAAACCTGTCCGTTTTCAGAATTACATTGATGAAATCATCCATTCGCCTGTTAGCTTTTTGGAGTCTAtatgcaaattttatttttctgcggAAGACTTTGCAAAATTCCGAGCTATCTGCAGCTGCATAGGGAAGGTTCCGAAAGCACATGGCCCATGACTCAGCTTTCTTTGCATAGCGGGAAGAGAAGTGCTTGCAGAAATTTGGGCTGATTTCTTCATACTTACTTAGAAAACTGGATAACATCGTTTTGAAAGTTTCTATATCGTTTTCTTCCAATGCAGCCATGAGACTGGAGTGCATTTCTGCTACAAGCTCAGAATTTTCGACTTTTTCGTTCAATTGCTTCAAGAAGGATGCATTCACATCCATCTTGCACAGTAAATGAATTGGTTTTCGATCGAAGACTTGTAAGAAAGCATCATACAAAATATGGTTATCCTCGGTCATGAAAGCATTTAGTTCGAAGTAAGGATTATTGGCCTTAAAAATGCTGAAAAGAGAAGTGAGTGTGTTGGAATCAAGTCGATTTGTGATAAAATGTGCGATAGGATATCCTTCACTAAACTCATCCTGGATGAAAAAACTCATGAGCgaaaaattgtacatttttggaaaatgttcAATGTTGATGCAAAGAACTTTCCTACAACTGTTGATCAATTCAACTCTTTGCCTTTCCTGTTGAATTCCTAATACAAACAAATATGGAGCCGACAGCTGTTCTTTAGGAACTTCTCCTAATTCCACTGGTTTACCCTGCGGTTTAAACACTAAAATAGAATCTGGCTTATCTGCGACTAATTCATTCACCAAAAGCTGAACTGATAAAgcatcttttttatttatcttcaTTTTTGCTGATAGATCATATTTCAGCCTGTAGATTTGACGAGCTGTTATATAATGTTCCTTCAGAGGGACGGGGATGTCAGAGTTCATAGTATTAGAGGACAATTCTGCTTTAATTTTACTCACAGGGACTTTATTTTCAATCATCTTACTGATCAAGTCTTTTGTCTCGTCGTTCCATTTGCAATACCTCAGATTTTCAGGGTTCAGTTCGTGGTTATGGTACGAATAGTAAGTGACTTCCACACCATCTGGCCCTTCTAGAGTGTCCACTCTTGCTGGGCAGT comes from the Bemisia tabaci chromosome 7, PGI_BMITA_v3 genome and includes:
- the LOC109039367 gene encoding uncharacterized protein → MDQTDRWLNCTAISTSSITNPVMTTLKPVTSVFFHSQKEIMKFPPNNISESFLSAESQPELRIPCSSVSKCSNAVQSSDLRRVRRTFRNPFSKYVSVSCDKNVSKTQSSREFFGTSVNVFCCKTGQSKNFKYSYKLNTSNNLYKFKSIRLNLNHPFFHKNLSRKKHYMITNSKIQKKTSNLSFGTTKCPVDSESILSDSLNCNYSGGFPQILEADSLITTVEHNDRKSLKPEIYRKSSIRCESRLYKIRIDVQGGGITYPRTCEKCKAIFLSQASYSAHIEKKRCELRISQTQKSLEANPDDSILFVKDIDKYFPRSIGVKYPRTCHKCKATYSHKTSYFRHLKTKRCDQIIYQKKIAENPNYAHENPEPEILDKRPDLFVCPDCNTAYVSKRSLRKHRKKTCKNRKVSFIPCVHPGCEINFHLQLSMIRHLADAHGVDLQIQRKNFANYDHFLEWKKFEERRTFTMLTKRRGDYIQAGKKSQYYSCMFNVQERKTLPDRKYKHAHSKGNLVNTYCPARVDTLEGPDGVEVTYYSYHNHELNPENLRYCKWNDETKDLISKMIENKVPVSKIKAELSSNTMNSDIPVPLKEHYITARQIYRLKYDLSAKMKINKKDALSVQLLVNELVADKPDSILVFKPQGKPVELGEVPKEQLSAPYLFVLGIQQERQRVELINSCRKVLCINIEHFPKMYNFSLMSFFIQDEFSEGYPIAHFITNRLDSNTLTSLFSIFKANNPYFELNAFMTEDNHILYDAFLQVFDRKPIHLLCKMDVNASFLKQLNEKVENSELVAEMHSSLMAALEENDIETFKTMLSSFLSKYEEISPNFCKHFSSRYAKKAESWAMCFRNLPYAAADSSEFCKVFRRKIKFAYRLQKANRRMDDFINVILKTDRFFHLAVIYKRSTNEVPHIEGIESLSRHAEGLLIPDESVTAVTVSKSKFKVKSDDKEDSYYTVSVLLDKCSVPTACYIQCHKSSCHPLCCHMYSCNCPDQNSLCKHIHKVHSLNKQNPNQPKSDKLNESDESDCELDFSTVLKKAAVPPPEMTEEQRLLAVAKKAVRELETRLANPKSAPLSHHINITLSSLASECDRLIHRPEMPKVVKMPTPVILKEPTVVIVKEPTPVTVKEPNAKTVQDNSCPPPSIPSYHHIDHAYTDLTGNKRSQKADPPQSSPVPKKTIKLDNVAKPQPAKVKQIRIPLKCYTQLDTVKNFSGSLKLSDSLFKTLFKLGPYNVKLYHLKSLDPDIPDEDLERIQIEVPGFKKGWLYDCVIYSFLTKIAQPHISVKVIDPCVSQLVLRSNGEPVPIESVAHFDRILIPCNPDESHWLLVVVYPAVKLIHFFDPQSTIVEPEYHKFIGFWAKTISKASGIPLKEWQMKSPKHTKQTDNLNCGVYVAWYADQILKNRTTFTSVDIPKFRRYMYECLRVGLVEEA